A genome region from Arachis duranensis cultivar V14167 chromosome 6, aradu.V14167.gnm2.J7QH, whole genome shotgun sequence includes the following:
- the LOC107492387 gene encoding uncharacterized protein LOC107492387, with amino-acid sequence MEEVVIIINDSKLISPVVPRCRICHEEEFESSTTLEAPCACSGTVKFAHRDCIQRWCNEKGNTICELCLQQYQPGYTAKPKKSHINDEAMSTRMEEEESNGRIEIMDEVEEQPECNAATQRSASCCRTIALAFTFVLLVRHIFAVLSSGTEDYPFTLVTVIILKASGIILPMYIIIRTIGAIHNSVQRHYGDYEYAISLSATSDESESRRLHAYATSI; translated from the exons ATGGAAGAGGTTGTGATCATAATCAACGACTCGAAATTAATATCTCCGGTTGTTCCTCGCTGTAGAATATGTCAcgaagaagagtttgagagCTCAACAACCTTGGAAGCACCATGTGCTTGTTCTGGAACTGTTAAG TTTGCTCATAGAGATTGCATACAGAGATGGTGCAACGAGAAAGGAAATACGATATGTGAATTATGTCTTCAG cAATATCAACCTGGATATACAGCAAAGCCTAAGAAGTCTCACATAAATGATGAAGCAATGTCCACTAG gatggaggaagaagaatcaAACGGAAGAATAGAGATAATGGATGAAGTGGAAGAGCAGCCAGAATGCAATGCTGCAACTCAAAGAAGCGCGTCTTGCTGTCGAACAATTGCATTAGCT TTTACATTTGTGTTGCTTGTAAGACATATATTCGCAGTGCTTTCAAGTGGAACGGAGGATTATCCATTTACACTTGTAACA GTTATTATACTAAAGGCTAGCGGAATAATTTTACCCATGTACATAATTATTAGAACGATCGGAGCCATTCACAACAGTGTTCAGCGACACTACGGGGATTATGAATATGCAATATCATTGTCTGCTACAAGTGACGAAAGCGAGTCAAGACGGCTTCATGCATATGCAACAAGTATATAA
- the LOC107492389 gene encoding universal stress protein A-like protein produces MEMEKRERKIMVAVDESQESMYALSWCLSNLVSDNVDNVKLVLLYVKPPPSVYPLDAAGYIFSSDVVSTMEKYGKDLANSVMERAGDICRKLNTTNMSMERVIGSGDAKNVICSAVKKLEADTLVMGTHSYGFFKRALLGSVSDHCAKHAKCPVVIVKHP; encoded by the exons ATGGAAATGGAGAAAAGAGAGAGGAAGATTATGGTGGCTGTGGATGAGAGCCAAGAGAGTATGTATGCGCTGTCATGGTGTCTAAGCAACCTTGTTTCTGACAACGTCGACAACGTTAAACTTGTCCTCCTCTATGTCAAGCCACCCCCTTCTGTTTAccccttagatgctgcag GGTACATATTTTCAAGTGATGTTGTTTCAACTATGGAAAAGTATGGAAAGGATTTGGCTAACTCGGTAATGGAAAGAGCTGGGGATATTTGCAGAAAATTGAACACTACGAAT ATGAGTATGGAGAGAGTAATTGGTAGTGGAGATGCCAAGAATGTGATATGCAGTGCTGTGAAGAAACTTGAGGCTGATACCTTGGTCATGGGAACCCATAGCTATGGATTCTTTAAGAG GGCACTCCTTGGAAGCGTTAGTGATCATTGTGCTAAGCATGCCAAGTGTCCTGTTGTAATTGTTAAGCATCCTTGA
- the LOC127748580 gene encoding uncharacterized protein LOC127748580, whose amino-acid sequence MGNCYCTSSKTTAMVVDTSGNVHRIKLPLNSGELMIEQIGHVITPADVLQRTRRISPLGADEELLPGKLYLLVPASRVHSKASPSEIAKTHIKNHKSLKMATEHGEDKITPVGVGVGLGYQGKRRWNPVLDPILESSRESNYP is encoded by the coding sequence ATGGGGAATTGTTATTGTACCTCTAGTAAGACGACGGCCATGGTGGTGGACACAAGCGGGAATGTTCACCGGATCAAGCTGCCACTCAACTCCGGGGAGCTTATGATCGAGCAAATCGGCCACGTCATCACTCCCGCAGACGTACTCCAAAGAACGCGACGGATCTCGCCCTTGGGGGCCGACGAGGAGCTCCTACCGGGAAAGCTTTACCTGCTGGTTCCGGCGAGTAGGGTGCACTCAAAGGCTTCGCCATCGGAGATCGCCAAAactcatatcaagaaccacaaGAGTCTCAAGATGGCAACGGAACACGGAGAAGACAAAATTACCCCTGTTGGTGTGGGTGTGGGGTTAGGGTACCAAGGGAAAAGAAGATGGAATCCTGTTCTGGACCCTATTCTGGAATCTTCTAGAGAATCTAACTACCCTTAA
- the LOC107492297 gene encoding uncharacterized protein LOC107492297, with product YSAMKERSPTPLPADKKLEMRKMYVMLPVKRGKAVGLSGEECRRIVMMVNYSATLHCKYNDLAVCSPRLLPWIARLWRNNEMLQRKEENMAGNNIEQQVPEIIEERPEYYLSRQMSGKGWKPSLDTIKEKNKIKTKLSPWFFIKSF from the coding sequence tactccGCCATGAAGGAGAGAAGTCCAACTCCATTGCCTGCTGACAAGAAGTTAGAGATGAGAAAAATGTACGTCATGCTTCCGGTGAAGCGAGGGAAGGCGGTGGGACTGAGCGGCGAAGAGTGCCGCCGCATTGTGATGATGGTTAATTATTCTGCCACACTTCATTGCAAGTACAACGATCTTGCGGTGTGTTCTCCAAGGCTTCTTCCTTGGATCGCAAGGCTTTGGCGGAACAATGAAATGTTGCAGAGAAAGGAGGAAAACATGGCGGGAAATAATATTGAACAACAAGTGCCAGAAATCATTGAAGAGAGGCCGGAATATTATCTGAGTAGGCAAATGTCCGGGAAAGGATGGAAGCCTAGCTTGGACACCATTAAGGAGAAGAACAAGATTAAGACAAAACTCTCTCCTTGGTTCTTCATTAAAAGTTTTTAA